In Toxotes jaculatrix isolate fToxJac2 chromosome 20, fToxJac2.pri, whole genome shotgun sequence, the following proteins share a genomic window:
- the LOC121200728 gene encoding C-C chemokine receptor type 9-like, with protein MDEPATTFMTTVMEYTETDPSDDPDYEILLENTGMCKRDWVRHFRGQYEPPLFWIIFILGAVGNLLVVWIYTTVRNRLKTMTDVYLLNLAVADLLFLCMLPFWAVDATKGWNFGVGLCKLVSAVYKINFFSSMFLLTCISVDRYIAIVQVTKAQNLKKKRLFYSKLACLGVWFVSTLLALPEFIFAHVKPEQGGMSFCTLVYWNNTDNRTKILVLSLQICMGFCLPLLVMFFCYSVIIRTLLQAKSFEKHKALRVIFVVVFVFVLSQLPYNSLLIVEAAQAANTTMTECDTVIRFDIAGQVAKSLAFTHACLNPFLYVFIGVRFRQDLLRIAKMCVGGHGKGGFSKTVPKRPSVMSDTDTTPALSI; from the exons ATGGATGAGCCAGCAACAACGTTTATGACCACAGTAATGGAGTATACTGAAACT GACCCCTCTGATGACCCAGACTATGAAATATTGCTGGAAAACACAGGCATGTGCAAAAGAGATTGGGTCAGGCATTTTCGTGGGCAGTATGAACCACCTCTATTCTGGATCATATTCATCCTTGGTGCTGTGGGTAACCTGCTGGTGGTTTGGATCTACACAACTGTGCGCAACCGCCTGAAAACAATGACCGACGTGTACCTGCTAAATCTGGCTGTGGCtgacctcctcttcctctgcatgttGCCCTTCTGGGCTGTTGATGCCACCAAGGGCTGGAACTTTGGCGTCGGTCTCTGCAAACTGGTGTCTGCTGTCTACAAGATCAACTTCTTCAGCAGCATGTTCCTGCTCACCTGCATTAGCGTGGACCGCTACATTGCTATTGTACAAGTCACCAAGGCCCAGAACCTGAAGAAAAAGAGACTCTTCTACAGCAAACTTGCCTGCCTGGGTGTCTGGTTTGTCTCCACTCTCCTGGCCCTCCCTGAGTTCATCTTTGCGCATGTGAAGCCAGAACAAGGCGGGATGTCCTTCTGTACTCTGGTCTACTGGAACAACACAGACAACCGGACTAAGATCCTGGTGCTGTCTCTGCAGATCTGCATGGGTTTCTGCCTTCCTCTATTAGTTATGTTCTTCTGTTACTCTGTCATCATTCGCACACTTCTGCAGGCCAAGAGCTTTGAAAAGCACAAGGCCCTACGCGTCATATTTGTTGtggtctttgtgtttgtcctctctCAGCTGCCTTACAATAGTCTGCTGATAGTGGAGGCTGCGCAGGCAGCTAATACTACTATGACAGAATGTGACACAGTAATTCGTTTTGATATAGCTGGACAGGTAGCCAAGAGCCTTGCATTTACCCATGCCTGCCTGAACCCATTCCTGTACGTCTTTATAGGAGTTCGGTTCAGACAAGACCTCTTGAGGATTGCGAAGATGTGTGTTGGTGGTCATGGCAAAGGAGGGTTCAGTAAAACAGTTCCCAAACGTCCATCTGTCATGTCAGACACTGATACCACCCCTGCCCTTTCCATATGA